Proteins encoded within one genomic window of Dyadobacter chenhuakuii:
- a CDS encoding VRR-NUC domain-containing protein yields MLPNPFVQNIEFPTDLPPKYYHDYFNYVLEFVRKRYAHVLNETETRFLDDYDSLSEDAQCLFIRFSNRSKSFFRVNSLSYAEISDLPAVLNELLEKDFIESICDAHEGRFAEIMELFTKPEHLLFTKILAPDIMPAKTIKKPDLVRWLMHEYDFKTLCEIITEHEPVVKVSYEAEVMVMKFLFFGNRNADMTEFVIRDLGHVRFNSFDEQHLAIQFETRKDVDDTLMVSLMKETFDVLKADLPPEEIFDWFMNWHVGNGTGLSPKAIPSFNMFILRVSAWLERKKMLSQALSIYQLTNDAPARERRVRLLYNLGEIDEALALCEEIAENPQNADERYFSLDFHERIKNKKTRIVKRTTQALKSAEAIEVPIMYRYQVELGAIHYYRERGYQAFFSENEPWRTLFGLLFWDAIYDTNVQTIHNPLQRVPTDFFLPDFYYKRAAQLKERLEAAHSKEIIEELVTRTYMEKYGITNVLVPWYEGALEKVLVLISLLSPEQIHLVMMEIALNLRENTRGFPDLLVWNETEYAFIEIKSPTDHLSSRQLHWQHFFKEHNVQSRIVRVKWLKDEVSIDLESGDNGQMI; encoded by the coding sequence GTGCTTCCGAATCCATTTGTGCAGAATATCGAGTTTCCGACGGATCTTCCACCTAAATATTACCACGATTATTTCAACTATGTGCTGGAATTTGTCCGGAAGCGCTACGCCCATGTTTTGAACGAAACGGAGACGCGGTTTCTGGATGATTACGACTCGCTTTCGGAAGATGCGCAATGTCTTTTTATTCGTTTCAGCAATCGCAGCAAGTCTTTTTTCCGGGTCAACAGCCTCTCTTACGCTGAGATCAGTGACCTTCCGGCTGTGCTGAATGAGCTTTTGGAAAAAGATTTTATCGAGTCGATTTGCGACGCGCATGAGGGTCGGTTTGCGGAGATCATGGAGCTTTTCACTAAGCCGGAACATTTGCTGTTCACCAAGATCCTCGCCCCGGACATTATGCCTGCTAAAACCATCAAAAAGCCCGATCTGGTGCGCTGGCTGATGCATGAATATGATTTCAAAACGCTTTGCGAGATCATTACGGAGCATGAGCCGGTGGTGAAAGTTTCCTATGAAGCCGAAGTTATGGTGATGAAATTCCTATTTTTCGGGAACCGGAATGCGGATATGACCGAGTTTGTGATCCGCGATCTGGGTCATGTGCGCTTCAATTCCTTTGATGAACAGCATTTGGCCATTCAGTTTGAGACCCGGAAAGATGTAGACGACACATTAATGGTCTCGTTGATGAAAGAGACTTTCGACGTGCTGAAAGCCGATCTGCCGCCGGAAGAAATTTTTGACTGGTTCATGAACTGGCATGTCGGCAACGGAACGGGATTAAGTCCGAAAGCGATTCCATCCTTCAATATGTTCATTCTCAGGGTCAGCGCCTGGCTGGAACGGAAGAAAATGTTGTCGCAGGCATTGAGCATTTATCAGTTGACCAATGATGCGCCTGCGCGGGAACGGCGAGTCCGGCTGCTTTACAACCTGGGCGAAATCGACGAAGCGCTGGCCTTATGCGAAGAAATTGCCGAAAATCCGCAAAACGCAGACGAGCGCTATTTCAGTCTGGATTTTCATGAAAGAATCAAGAACAAAAAAACCCGGATCGTCAAGCGCACAACCCAGGCGCTGAAATCGGCCGAGGCCATCGAAGTGCCGATTATGTATCGTTACCAGGTCGAACTGGGCGCTATACATTATTACAGGGAGCGCGGTTACCAGGCATTTTTCAGTGAAAATGAGCCCTGGCGGACTTTATTCGGACTGCTGTTTTGGGATGCCATTTACGACACCAATGTGCAGACCATTCACAACCCCCTGCAACGCGTCCCAACCGATTTTTTCCTGCCCGATTTTTATTACAAAAGAGCAGCGCAGCTGAAAGAGCGCCTCGAAGCGGCACATTCCAAAGAGATCATTGAGGAGCTCGTCACGCGCACTTACATGGAAAAATACGGCATTACCAACGTGCTGGTGCCTTGGTACGAGGGTGCTTTGGAAAAAGTGCTCGTATTGATTTCGCTGCTAAGCCCTGAGCAGATCCATCTGGTAATGATGGAAATTGCATTAAACCTGCGGGAAAACACGCGTGGCTTTCCCGACTTACTGGTTTGGAATGAAACCGAATATGCTTTTATTGAAATAAAATCCCCTACGGATCACCTGTCATCCAGGCAGTTACACTGGCAGCATTTCTTCAAGGAACATAATGTGCAAAGCCGTATTGTGCGCGTAAAATGGTTGAAAGACGAAGTGTCAATCGATCTCGAAAGTGGCGACAACGGGCAAATGATCTGA
- a CDS encoding phosphoglycerate kinase: MTTLDSYDFSGKKALVRVDFNVPLNDKFEITDDTRIKATIPTISKILNDGGSVILMSHLGRPKDGPTEKYSLKHLVNPLSLILGKTVKFADDCIGQSATDLAASLNAGEVLLLENLRFYKEEEKGDEGFAEKLSKLGDVWVMDAFGTAHRAHASTAVIGRFFADKVCGYVMQAELDNAERLLEHSERPFTAIMGGAKISDKILIIERLIDKVDNLIIGGGMSYTFSKAQGGKIGKSLLEADKQDLTLELVKKAKEKGVNLVLPVDTVIADKFSNDAQREVVAAGEIPDEWEGLDIGPETIKIFSEIIKNSKTVLWNGPMGVFEFANFAQGTNAIAESVVAVTEENDAFSLIGGGDSASAINNAGYGDRVSYVSTGGGALLEYMEGKVLPGVAALEA; this comes from the coding sequence ATGACAACATTAGATTCGTACGATTTTTCCGGCAAAAAGGCCCTAGTCCGCGTGGACTTTAATGTTCCGCTTAATGACAAATTCGAGATCACGGACGACACCCGGATCAAAGCAACTATTCCTACTATCAGTAAAATTTTGAATGATGGAGGATCTGTCATTCTGATGTCACACCTGGGACGCCCGAAAGACGGGCCTACTGAAAAATATTCCCTGAAACACCTGGTTAACCCATTGTCTTTGATCCTGGGTAAAACGGTAAAGTTTGCTGATGATTGCATCGGTCAAAGTGCGACGGATCTGGCGGCTTCATTAAATGCAGGTGAGGTTTTGTTATTGGAAAATCTTCGTTTTTATAAAGAAGAAGAAAAAGGGGACGAAGGTTTTGCAGAAAAGCTTTCGAAACTGGGTGATGTGTGGGTAATGGATGCGTTTGGAACGGCTCACCGCGCACACGCTTCTACGGCTGTGATCGGCAGATTCTTTGCGGATAAAGTTTGCGGTTATGTGATGCAGGCTGAACTTGATAACGCGGAGCGTCTTTTGGAGCATTCTGAAAGACCATTCACAGCGATCATGGGCGGTGCCAAAATCTCAGATAAAATATTGATTATCGAGCGACTGATCGACAAGGTGGATAACCTTATCATCGGTGGCGGAATGTCTTATACATTCTCCAAAGCACAAGGTGGAAAAATCGGTAAGTCGCTTTTAGAGGCTGATAAGCAAGATCTTACGCTTGAATTGGTGAAGAAAGCCAAAGAAAAAGGCGTTAACCTCGTGTTGCCAGTTGACACTGTGATTGCAGATAAGTTCAGCAATGACGCGCAGCGCGAAGTGGTTGCAGCCGGCGAAATTCCGGACGAGTGGGAAGGCCTTGACATTGGTCCTGAAACCATCAAGATATTCTCCGAAATCATTAAAAACTCAAAAACAGTTCTTTGGAATGGTCCAATGGGTGTTTTTGAATTCGCAAACTTCGCGCAGGGAACCAACGCAATCGCTGAGTCAGTGGTGGCGGTAACGGAAGAAAATGATGCGTTCTCTTTGATTGGCGGTGGTGATTCTGCTTCTGCGATCAACAATGCAGGTTATGGCGATCGCGTGAGCTACGTTTCTACGGGCGGCGGTGCATTGCTTGAATATATGGAAGGCAAAGTGCTTCCTGGTGTAGCTGCATTGGAAGCTTAG
- a CDS encoding M16 family metallopeptidase — protein sequence MIKKFLLTAALLAGFGTSFAQTKPEDVKTFTLANGMKFLVLEDKSIPNANMYLFWKVGSRNEVHGITGLSHFFEHMMFNGSKNFGPKEFDRFMEANGGSNNAYTTENVTVYTDWFQKDALEPIFKLESDRIASLSIDPKMVESERGVVLSERSTGLENSNYRLIGELVQSVAFQEHPYMFPVIGFESDIKSWTQEDLENYFKTYYSPNNATVVVVGDVTLEQVKKMADQYMAPIPARGLPPKIRTVEPQQNGERRVTAYKDIAAPNILMAYHIPETKHEDFYALDLLSSLLTSGNSSRLTKSLVMDSTLAMNVSSVTDQSFDPSLFLIYAIANSNVSAPDLEKAISIQIDMIIKDGVKGEELQKVKNQKLMEFYRTLETINGKANSLGSYDVFFGDYKKMFEAPELYKKVTVDDIKRVAAKYFTERNRTVGYLLPEKSK from the coding sequence ATGATAAAGAAATTTCTGCTTACCGCCGCGCTCCTGGCCGGTTTCGGGACGTCTTTTGCGCAAACCAAACCGGAAGATGTGAAGACTTTCACATTGGCCAACGGCATGAAATTCCTGGTGCTGGAAGACAAATCGATCCCCAACGCCAACATGTACCTGTTCTGGAAAGTGGGTTCGCGGAATGAGGTGCATGGCATTACGGGCCTCTCCCACTTCTTTGAGCACATGATGTTCAATGGCTCCAAAAACTTCGGCCCCAAGGAATTTGACCGTTTTATGGAAGCCAACGGCGGTTCCAATAATGCTTATACGACCGAAAATGTGACCGTCTATACCGACTGGTTCCAGAAAGACGCATTGGAACCGATCTTCAAACTTGAATCCGACCGCATTGCCAGCCTGTCCATCGACCCGAAAATGGTGGAAAGCGAACGCGGCGTGGTGCTTTCGGAGCGCAGCACGGGTTTGGAAAACAGCAATTACAGGCTCATCGGCGAGCTGGTGCAATCGGTTGCTTTTCAGGAACATCCTTATATGTTCCCGGTAATTGGTTTTGAGTCTGACATAAAAAGCTGGACGCAGGAGGATTTGGAGAATTATTTCAAAACTTACTATTCGCCCAATAATGCGACGGTGGTTGTGGTCGGCGATGTGACTTTGGAACAGGTCAAAAAAATGGCAGATCAATACATGGCGCCCATCCCGGCAAGAGGTTTGCCGCCAAAGATCAGAACCGTAGAGCCACAGCAGAATGGCGAAAGAAGGGTAACGGCCTATAAAGACATTGCCGCGCCGAATATTCTCATGGCCTATCACATTCCTGAAACCAAACATGAGGACTTTTATGCGCTGGATTTATTGAGCAGTTTGCTTACTTCCGGCAATTCCTCACGTCTTACCAAATCGCTGGTCATGGACTCAACCCTTGCGATGAATGTTTCCAGCGTCACCGACCAAAGTTTCGACCCAAGTCTTTTTCTGATTTACGCCATTGCCAATAGCAATGTTTCTGCACCGGACCTCGAAAAAGCGATTAGTATTCAAATTGATATGATTATAAAAGACGGTGTAAAAGGCGAAGAACTTCAAAAAGTGAAAAATCAGAAGCTGATGGAATTTTATCGGACATTAGAAACCATTAATGGTAAAGCAAATAGTCTGGGCAGTTATGATGTGTTTTTTGGGGATTATAAAAAAATGTTCGAAGCGCCGGAATTGTATAAAAAAGTGACTGTGGACGACATTAAGCGCGTTGCTGCAAAATATTTTACCGAGCGCAACCGGACGGTGGGTTATCTGCTTCCTGAAAAATCAAAATAG
- a CDS encoding endonuclease/exonuclease/phosphatase family protein, whose amino-acid sequence MKNSLFSLLILLAFSAFAKPATDPPVKKYKFKVMTYNIHHCNPPSAGDKIDVEAIAKVINAEKPDFVALQEVDVNTERSGKGKNQAQQLAALTGMHFYFSKAIDHQGGDYGVAVLSKYKIEDSVRYALPIHADKPEENRTVAAITVTLPNKQKMMFASTHLGLKEPNRLLQAETIMEKLGKTTLPMILAGDFNAVPESPVIAYFDKYFTRTCSDCKPTIPVETPNKTIDFIMSKQGSKLKGFDTKVIDEKYASDHLPVVATFEID is encoded by the coding sequence ATGAAAAATAGCCTTTTTAGTCTGCTTATCCTGCTTGCATTCTCTGCTTTCGCCAAGCCTGCGACGGATCCGCCGGTCAAAAAATACAAATTCAAAGTGATGACCTACAACATTCACCATTGTAACCCGCCGTCGGCCGGGGATAAAATCGATGTGGAAGCCATTGCAAAGGTCATTAATGCTGAAAAACCCGATTTTGTGGCCTTGCAGGAAGTGGACGTGAACACCGAGCGCTCCGGAAAAGGGAAAAACCAGGCGCAGCAACTTGCCGCGTTAACCGGCATGCATTTCTATTTTTCCAAAGCCATTGACCATCAGGGTGGTGATTATGGCGTTGCCGTTTTGAGCAAATACAAAATAGAAGATTCTGTAAGATATGCATTGCCGATCCATGCCGACAAGCCGGAAGAAAACCGGACGGTCGCCGCGATCACGGTAACATTGCCTAACAAGCAAAAAATGATGTTTGCAAGCACGCATCTTGGTTTAAAAGAGCCAAACCGTCTTTTACAAGCAGAGACGATCATGGAAAAGTTAGGCAAAACAACATTGCCTATGATCCTTGCCGGCGATTTCAATGCAGTTCCCGAAAGCCCGGTCATCGCTTATTTTGACAAATATTTCACCAGAACCTGCTCCGACTGCAAACCCACCATTCCGGTAGAAACCCCGAATAAAACAATTGATTTCATCATGTCCAAGCAGGGAAGCAAGTTGAAAGGATTTGATACAAAAGTGATTGACGAGAAATATGCGTCAGATCATTTGCCCGTTGTCGCCACTTTCGAGATCGATTGA
- a CDS encoding M16 family metallopeptidase, translated as MKKILFVFLAMLTLSASAQNNFKVPPFEKFKLKNGLTIYLMEQHEVPLINVSAVFDAGAINDGQRYGLAGLTADALLFGTEKYTKPQIEEMIDFVGASINTYASKDMAGLNSSFATKDQEKLFDIIQQVIMHPVFDKTEFEKHKQRLTQELIREKESPRSVINAYMNAFMFKDFPYAAPTGGTPATIEKISATDAKAFYESNYTSGLGAIAIVGDFKAADMKKKITTLFGSWKTAPYRMVKRVAPNLEFEKSRVLLVDKPDARETTFVISGKGIDYNSADYVPVLVVNTILGGRFTSWLNDALRVNSGLTYGARSGFTRYKFAGTFAISTFTKNSTTVPAVDMALQVLDSLHKTGINDEILKSAKAYVKGSFPPAYESAGVLARLLTDMHFYNFDESFINTFQTKVDGLTTEKTKEIIATYFPKDKLQFVMVGKADEIRESVKKYGELTEKQIKADGF; from the coding sequence ATGAAAAAGATACTATTTGTGTTTCTGGCGATGCTCACGCTTTCGGCCTCGGCACAAAACAACTTTAAAGTGCCGCCTTTTGAAAAATTCAAGCTCAAAAACGGCCTGACCATTTACCTGATGGAACAACACGAAGTCCCGCTCATCAATGTCTCGGCTGTTTTTGACGCCGGTGCTATCAATGACGGCCAGCGTTACGGACTTGCGGGCTTAACCGCTGACGCACTGCTTTTTGGCACTGAAAAATACACCAAACCGCAGATCGAAGAAATGATCGATTTCGTGGGCGCGAGCATTAATACGTATGCCAGCAAAGACATGGCGGGTCTGAATTCGTCATTTGCGACCAAGGATCAGGAAAAACTGTTTGACATCATTCAGCAGGTGATTATGCACCCGGTTTTTGACAAAACAGAATTTGAAAAGCACAAGCAGCGCCTCACGCAGGAACTGATCCGGGAAAAAGAGAGCCCGCGCTCAGTAATCAATGCTTACATGAATGCATTCATGTTCAAGGACTTCCCGTACGCCGCACCCACCGGTGGCACACCGGCAACCATCGAAAAAATATCCGCAACGGACGCAAAAGCATTTTACGAGAGCAACTATACGTCGGGCCTCGGCGCGATTGCGATCGTAGGCGATTTCAAAGCAGCGGATATGAAAAAGAAAATAACCACCCTCTTCGGCAGCTGGAAAACAGCGCCTTACCGCATGGTAAAACGCGTTGCCCCCAATCTGGAATTCGAAAAAAGCCGCGTGTTACTGGTTGACAAGCCGGATGCAAGGGAAACTACATTTGTTATTAGTGGAAAAGGAATCGATTATAATTCAGCCGATTACGTGCCGGTCCTGGTTGTGAACACAATTTTAGGCGGACGTTTTACTTCCTGGCTGAATGATGCATTACGCGTCAATTCGGGCCTTACTTATGGTGCACGAAGCGGTTTTACGCGTTACAAATTCGCAGGAACGTTTGCGATCAGCACATTTACCAAAAACTCGACAACGGTTCCGGCTGTGGATATGGCGTTGCAGGTCTTGGATAGTTTGCACAAAACAGGCATTAATGATGAGATTCTGAAATCAGCTAAAGCTTACGTAAAAGGCAGCTTCCCGCCCGCCTACGAATCCGCGGGAGTGCTCGCAAGGCTGCTGACGGATATGCACTTCTACAACTTCGACGAAAGCTTCATCAACACATTCCAAACAAAAGTAGACGGGCTGACCACTGAAAAAACAAAAGAGATCATCGCCACTTACTTCCCGAAAGACAAGCTGCAATTTGTGATGGTAGGCAAGGCGGACGAGATCCGCGAATCAGTCAAAAAATATGGTGAATTAACCGAAAAGCAGATCAAGGCAGACGGATTTTAG